Proteins encoded by one window of Emticicia oligotrophica DSM 17448:
- a CDS encoding sodium/pantothenate symporter gives MAMWVSLLAYMGVIVFIVIRGALRTKNMADYAVGSLSFSPWAVGLSLAAGMTSAATFIINPGFVAYYGISGVLSMAIFMPIGALISLVVVSKGFRKIGANIKATTLAQWIGTRYESKGFALFFGFLSLLLITFIVLICVGMTQVLSNALGTEILPTLVCSVVFIFGYMMFGGANSMVYTNVIQAFIKVFVGVILLFSGYEHFTGGFDAFLQKLSNIDPSLASAYNPNSPLFRDFFEVVICQLIVGVAIVCQPHIITRSLFLKDEKDVNRYLLISCLVLLFFFSVVFVGLYARLDFPDLMQNGKKISVDKMMSAYVTTHFSPTMSILMVIGIFSAGIATLEGLIQSISATLTSDLIKPLVGDFLIKTEENPKGLFSEFILHKLVIILLAIIAIFISYNQLINPDLSVGIFAQNGVYGYFSAAFVPVLFGTFLKNVPKIVPLVSSTVALVTHFGIYYGRLTPYMQEGTRNPGISTAIAIVVSVLVGSVLYLVTKKTDTK, from the coding sequence ATGGCAATGTGGGTAAGCCTTTTGGCGTATATGGGTGTAATTGTGTTTATCGTGATTCGTGGGGCTCTGCGAACCAAGAATATGGCCGATTATGCTGTTGGTAGTTTAAGTTTTTCGCCTTGGGCTGTGGGACTTTCGTTGGCGGCGGGCATGACGAGTGCCGCAACTTTCATTATTAATCCAGGGTTTGTTGCTTATTATGGAATCAGTGGGGTGCTTTCGATGGCTATTTTTATGCCCATTGGTGCTTTGATTTCTTTGGTAGTTGTATCGAAGGGTTTTCGGAAAATTGGAGCTAATATTAAGGCTACTACTTTGGCTCAGTGGATAGGAACTCGATATGAAAGTAAAGGTTTTGCTTTATTCTTTGGTTTTTTATCGCTACTCCTCATAACTTTTATTGTATTGATTTGTGTGGGCATGACCCAAGTATTGAGTAATGCACTTGGGACTGAAATATTACCAACGCTCGTTTGTAGTGTAGTTTTTATATTTGGTTATATGATGTTTGGTGGAGCCAACTCCATGGTTTATACAAACGTCATTCAAGCTTTTATCAAGGTTTTTGTGGGAGTTATCTTACTGTTTTCGGGCTATGAGCATTTCACAGGCGGCTTCGATGCATTCTTACAAAAACTATCGAATATTGACCCTTCTTTGGCGAGTGCATACAATCCGAATAGTCCACTATTTCGTGATTTCTTCGAGGTAGTCATTTGTCAGTTGATAGTAGGGGTGGCTATAGTTTGTCAACCACATATCATTACACGTTCACTTTTCTTGAAAGACGAAAAAGATGTTAATCGCTATTTACTCATCAGTTGTTTGGTGCTTTTGTTTTTCTTTTCAGTAGTTTTTGTTGGGCTTTATGCACGCCTTGATTTTCCTGATTTGATGCAAAATGGGAAGAAAATAAGCGTAGATAAAATGATGTCGGCATATGTTACTACTCATTTTTCACCCACCATGAGTATTTTAATGGTGATTGGTATTTTTTCGGCGGGTATTGCCACGCTCGAAGGTTTGATTCAATCTATTTCGGCGACACTTACTTCTGACCTGATTAAACCTTTAGTTGGAGATTTTCTGATAAAAACTGAAGAAAACCCCAAAGGACTTTTTAGTGAATTTATCCTGCACAAATTGGTCATTATTTTATTAGCTATCATAGCCATTTTTATTTCATATAATCAATTAATAAACCCAGATTTAAGTGTTGGAATTTTTGCCCAAAATGGTGTTTATGGCTATTTCTCGGCCGCATTTGTGCCTGTTTTATTTGGTACATTCTTGAAAAATGTGCCCAAGATTGTGCCTTTGGTATCTTCAACTGTGGCCTTGGTAACACACTTTGGTATTTATTATGGTCGATTAACGCCCTATATGCAAGAGGGTACACGAAACCCAGGTATTTCGACAGCTATTGCCATTGTGGTTTCGGTATTGGTGGGGAGTGTTTTATATTTGGTCACTAAAAAAACGGATACAAAATGA
- a CDS encoding alpha/beta fold hydrolase, with product MKTFLSLILVALINVVTQAQTCELSYFKEAKTIKLNDSLTIAYKELGKGKETILMVHGLGGNMSHWMHNFIKNQHCIAIDLPSYGLSTMHDFKPKTDLLDFYADVILAFIDKKKLKNVVLVGHSMGGQTAIVTVLRKHPAIKKLILAAPAGFETFSEAEAQSLIDFAKPETFKNQTETLVKVSLARNFFEMPASAEKLIADRLLIPQCESFNPYFVAVAKGVRGMLEHPIRKELNKIDVPTLVIFGENDALIPNKFLHKSLTTKQIADMGAEIPKVKITMIPKAGHLLMFEQAQRFNEEIATFLK from the coding sequence ATGAAAACCTTTCTATCGCTCATATTGGTGGCTTTGATAAATGTTGTAACTCAGGCTCAAACCTGCGAACTCTCATATTTCAAAGAGGCAAAAACTATTAAACTCAACGATTCACTCACAATTGCTTATAAAGAGTTAGGTAAAGGAAAAGAAACAATTCTGATGGTTCATGGATTGGGCGGGAATATGAGCCATTGGATGCATAATTTCATTAAAAATCAGCATTGTATTGCCATTGATTTACCTTCGTATGGCCTTTCGACGATGCATGATTTCAAACCTAAAACAGATTTGCTTGATTTTTATGCCGATGTAATTTTGGCCTTTATTGATAAAAAGAAACTAAAAAATGTGGTTTTAGTAGGCCATTCGATGGGTGGGCAAACAGCAATTGTAACGGTTTTGAGAAAGCATCCAGCAATCAAGAAATTGATTCTAGCGGCACCCGCTGGATTTGAGACTTTTTCGGAAGCAGAGGCTCAATCACTCATTGATTTTGCTAAGCCAGAAACTTTTAAAAATCAGACAGAAACACTCGTGAAAGTGAGTTTAGCAAGAAATTTCTTTGAGATGCCTGCATCAGCAGAGAAACTAATTGCCGACCGATTGTTAATACCCCAATGCGAGTCTTTTAACCCATATTTTGTGGCTGTAGCGAAAGGTGTGCGTGGCATGCTTGAACATCCAATACGCAAGGAATTAAACAAAATTGATGTGCCAACTTTAGTAATTTTTGGAGAAAATGATGCTTTAATTCCCAATAAATTTTTGCACAAAAGCCTTACAACCAAACAAATAGCTGATATGGGAGCTGAGATTCCTAAAGTTAAAATTACGATGATTCCGAAAGCTGGGCATTTACTGATGTTCGAACAAGCTCAACGTTTCAACGAAGAAATTGCAACATTCTTAAAATAA
- a CDS encoding SusD/RagB family nutrient-binding outer membrane lipoprotein codes for MKKIYLIFTAALTLFVSACQKTDFVEAYTDPSKISVTTVEKQFTGFLNANKWYVLPDYWNYFVVLRTTLNRYNQAVGWANSANQYIPGAAGVNDRWNNYYGFVAQYRELEKVYGKLSTTDQADRRIYMIAAAIYFYDHTQKVVDLHGDIPMTEAGKLSINGGDYDKSYPKYDTAEAIYTKMLDDLKAFSDELNSINVQSGILAGFKTQDFVNKGDLTLWKKYCNSLRLRILMRASAASAFSARATSEIADILNNPSKYPTIGSNTENIQIGVYDLNTDIHAKNFRSGLEDWDGNIAGKAMIDHMNKNADPRLRAMFEAGINAKGVYNGLDPLLDNATQTALIAGGTMAIYNRSTLSRNQFFPGMLMNAAEASFIAAEYYLKANNAAAAKTAYEKGVRQSIEFYYNLRKLSNDNTAPTLTAYTEEEVSKYLASADVSWDNATDKLNLIATQKWIHFSVVQPVDSWAEIRRLDLPKFNFQVDDANAQKQPPFRWNYPSSEQTYNATNYSSVKAKDNLSTKLFWDTK; via the coding sequence ATGAAGAAAATATATTTAATTTTTACGGCTGCCCTTACCTTATTTGTTTCGGCATGTCAGAAAACAGACTTCGTAGAAGCCTACACCGACCCATCGAAGATTTCTGTAACAACAGTAGAAAAACAATTTACGGGTTTCCTAAATGCCAATAAATGGTATGTATTACCTGACTATTGGAACTACTTCGTAGTATTGCGTACAACCCTTAACCGTTATAACCAAGCAGTAGGTTGGGCCAATAGTGCCAACCAATACATTCCAGGTGCTGCGGGTGTAAATGACCGTTGGAATAACTACTATGGCTTTGTGGCTCAATACCGTGAATTAGAAAAAGTATATGGAAAATTGAGTACAACAGACCAAGCTGATCGTCGTATTTATATGATTGCTGCTGCCATTTATTTCTACGACCACACACAAAAGGTTGTTGATTTACACGGTGATATTCCAATGACCGAAGCGGGTAAATTGAGCATCAATGGTGGTGATTACGATAAATCTTATCCGAAATATGATACTGCCGAAGCTATCTACACCAAAATGTTGGATGATTTGAAGGCATTTTCTGATGAACTAAACTCAATTAATGTACAAAGTGGTATTTTGGCTGGTTTCAAAACACAAGATTTTGTTAACAAAGGCGACCTAACACTTTGGAAAAAATACTGTAATTCATTACGTTTAAGAATCCTTATGAGAGCATCGGCAGCCTCAGCATTCTCAGCTCGTGCAACTTCTGAAATTGCTGATATCTTGAATAATCCTTCAAAATACCCAACTATTGGCAGTAATACAGAGAATATTCAGATTGGTGTTTATGATTTGAATACTGATATTCATGCGAAAAACTTCCGTTCGGGCTTAGAAGATTGGGACGGAAACATTGCAGGAAAAGCGATGATTGACCACATGAATAAAAACGCTGACCCACGCCTTAGAGCGATGTTTGAAGCAGGGATAAATGCTAAAGGTGTGTATAATGGTTTAGACCCACTTTTGGATAATGCTACTCAAACAGCTTTGATTGCGGGTGGTACAATGGCTATCTACAACCGTTCTACTTTGAGCCGTAATCAGTTTTTCCCTGGAATGTTGATGAATGCTGCTGAAGCAAGCTTTATTGCAGCTGAGTATTATTTGAAAGCCAATAACGCAGCAGCTGCCAAAACAGCTTACGAAAAAGGCGTACGTCAGTCAATTGAGTTTTATTATAACTTAAGAAAATTGAGTAATGATAATACTGCACCTACTCTTACAGCTTACACAGAAGAAGAAGTAAGCAAATATTTGGCAAGTGCAGATGTAAGTTGGGATAATGCTACTGATAAACTCAACTTGATTGCAACACAAAAATGGATTCACTTCAGTGTAGTTCAGCCAGTTGATAGCTGGGCAGAGATTCGCCGTTTAGATTTACCGAAATTTAATTTCCAAGTAGATGATGCCAACGCACAAAAGCAACCACCTTTCCGTTGGAATTATCCTTCGAGCGAACAAACATATAATGCTACTAATTATAGCTCAGTAAAAGCGAAAGATAACTTAAGTACTAAGTTATTCTGGGATACAAAATAA
- a CDS encoding sensor histidine kinase has product MNKITSSTLGKSIFLTLLLSMSFGILLAQKNINFLIATSPDSSIFKPYKPEKLNKIKDYWLKFDLQNPTQYDQTYILYTNSKWGEASLWRNNISLNATREVIGFAGSLLPLSKRSYPRSVTAFKVILEKHQTQHFLLKLKGQLSIYTPTGIELKVSTLEVFEEHDKMRYWLQAIFLGIIIIMALYNFVIFLSVQDISYLYYVISIAGVGIYFFFYYGFGIELLWQNSPQWDTYSFAFIVPITNLARIYFTKSYLHLEEQSPLLNKGLNIFSILYLFTMLLGAICYLGNFDLLDLVIDLIGFLGTSVLTMMLLCGILVARKGYSPAIYFSLANLILVLGGNLFIIRELNWLPDNSLNRYAVQFGVLAQVVLFSLGLSSRLNQAQVKVTQLELEKERERKQLLEEQSQILKQKVAEQTADLRELNVFKTKLLSIISHDLRNPLVSLDSFLNLLINHHDRLSEPERITLTQKARQSLGNLNQLLSNLLLWSRSQMNQVSFSPQNTDIQTLVESCIKLHSLDIELKNIQIETSFQLRKPIFADAEMLDFIVRNLLGNAIKFSHKGGGVKILVEENANSHRICVIDEGVGISDEQIEKLNSLGNITSTRGTAKEKGSGLGLILCKEFIEIHGGKLEISNKGETQFCCIFPINKT; this is encoded by the coding sequence ATGAACAAAATAACTTCGTCAACACTTGGAAAATCAATTTTCTTAACGCTCTTGTTATCAATGAGTTTCGGCATTTTATTGGCTCAAAAAAATATCAATTTCCTCATAGCTACTTCACCAGACTCATCAATATTCAAACCATATAAACCAGAAAAACTCAATAAAATCAAAGATTATTGGCTCAAATTCGACCTACAAAATCCCACCCAATATGACCAAACCTATATTCTCTACACCAACAGTAAGTGGGGTGAAGCAAGTTTATGGCGAAACAACATTTCGTTGAATGCTACCAGAGAAGTGATAGGTTTTGCGGGAAGTTTATTACCCCTTTCAAAACGCTCCTATCCACGCTCCGTGACGGCATTTAAAGTTATTCTCGAAAAACATCAAACACAACATTTTTTACTAAAACTCAAAGGACAATTGAGTATCTATACACCTACTGGCATAGAACTGAAGGTAAGCACTTTAGAAGTATTCGAAGAGCATGATAAAATGCGATATTGGCTACAAGCTATTTTCTTAGGCATCATTATCATCATGGCTTTGTATAATTTCGTCATTTTTCTTTCGGTACAAGATATTAGCTATCTCTACTATGTAATTTCGATAGCTGGCGTGGGTATTTATTTCTTTTTCTATTATGGCTTTGGAATAGAGCTACTTTGGCAAAATTCGCCGCAATGGGATACCTACTCATTTGCGTTTATTGTACCTATAACCAACTTAGCACGCATTTATTTCACCAAATCGTACCTTCACCTCGAAGAACAATCACCTTTGCTCAATAAAGGTCTCAATATTTTTAGTATATTGTATTTATTCACGATGCTCTTGGGGGCAATTTGCTATTTAGGGAACTTCGATTTACTCGACCTGGTGATTGATTTAATTGGTTTCTTAGGTACTTCGGTACTTACTATGATGCTCTTGTGTGGAATTTTAGTGGCTCGAAAAGGCTATAGCCCTGCCATTTACTTTTCTTTAGCAAATCTGATTTTAGTATTAGGCGGAAACCTCTTTATTATCCGAGAACTTAATTGGCTACCAGATAATAGTCTTAATCGCTATGCCGTACAGTTTGGCGTTTTGGCACAGGTAGTATTATTTTCATTGGGTTTGTCGAGTAGATTGAATCAAGCACAGGTAAAAGTAACCCAACTCGAACTCGAAAAAGAACGTGAACGCAAGCAATTATTAGAAGAACAAAGTCAGATTTTAAAGCAAAAAGTAGCCGAACAAACCGCCGATTTACGTGAACTGAATGTATTTAAAACGAAGCTTTTATCAATCATCTCGCACGATTTACGTAATCCACTTGTTTCGCTTGATTCATTTCTGAATCTACTCATTAATCATCATGATAGGCTTTCAGAACCCGAACGTATAACGCTTACTCAAAAAGCTCGACAATCATTAGGGAATCTTAACCAATTATTGAGCAACTTACTTTTGTGGTCTCGCTCACAAATGAACCAAGTCTCTTTTTCGCCACAAAATACTGATATTCAAACGCTTGTAGAAAGTTGCATCAAATTACACTCGCTTGATATTGAGCTTAAAAACATTCAAATTGAAACCAGTTTTCAACTGCGTAAACCTATTTTTGCAGATGCCGAAATGCTTGATTTCATCGTTCGAAACCTATTAGGAAATGCCATAAAGTTCAGCCATAAAGGTGGGGGTGTAAAAATTTTAGTCGAAGAAAATGCTAACTCACATAGAATTTGTGTGATTGATGAAGGTGTTGGAATTTCGGATGAGCAAATTGAGAAGTTGAATTCTCTTGGGAATATCACTTCTACACGTGGAACCGCCAAAGAAAAAGGCTCAGGTTTAGGATTAATTTTATGTAAAGAATTTATCGAAATTCATGGAGGAAAGCTTGAAATTTCGAATAAAGGAGAAACACAATTTTGCTGTATTTTTCCTATAAATAAAACATGA
- a CDS encoding LytR/AlgR family response regulator transcription factor, which translates to MPSVRILIAEDDWIIAKEISLTLQDLGFDVIGTFDTGEEFVQKLPTLKPDLALLDIDLAGSMTGIDIAEKLKPLGIPFVFLTAMADIQTIEKAKQTEPYAYLVKPVRAESLLSTIEVSLYNFHRQKSLDSSTPSAGSLPINQAIFSINEAIFVKSKKRLEKIKIADILWIEAEDIYAIIVTKNGKYILSQPLKSIEERLPAEHFMRVHRSYIVQLDKIQAIEENDLIIEGKYIAIGKTFKEKLMSRLAFL; encoded by the coding sequence ATGCCATCTGTAAGAATTCTTATTGCCGAAGATGATTGGATTATTGCCAAAGAGATTTCGCTTACCTTACAAGACTTAGGTTTTGATGTAATCGGTACGTTTGATACTGGGGAAGAATTCGTGCAAAAACTACCTACTTTAAAACCTGATTTAGCACTACTTGATATTGATTTGGCTGGAAGCATGACGGGCATTGATATTGCCGAAAAGCTTAAACCTTTGGGTATTCCGTTTGTATTTTTGACAGCCATGGCTGATATTCAGACGATAGAGAAAGCCAAGCAAACTGAACCTTACGCCTATTTGGTAAAGCCTGTTCGAGCGGAAAGTTTACTTTCTACAATTGAGGTGAGTTTATATAATTTTCACCGACAAAAATCACTTGATTCCTCTACACCATCAGCGGGGAGTCTGCCAATCAATCAAGCTATATTTTCGATTAATGAGGCCATTTTTGTAAAATCGAAAAAGCGATTAGAGAAAATAAAAATTGCCGACATTCTGTGGATAGAGGCCGAAGATATTTATGCCATTATTGTGACCAAAAATGGGAAATATATTTTGAGCCAACCACTTAAGAGTATTGAAGAACGTTTACCAGCGGAGCATTTTATGCGGGTGCATCGCTCTTACATAGTGCAGCTTGATAAAATTCAGGCCATTGAAGAAAACGATTTGATTATTGAAGGGAAATACATTGCCATTGGAAAAACATTTAAAGAAAAGCTCATGAGTCGATTGGCATTTTTATAA
- a CDS encoding SusC/RagA family TonB-linked outer membrane protein has protein sequence MNQKLLSLISMFMLIGTTIYGQTISGVVTAKQDGQPMTGVSISIKGTTSGTTTNDQGRYTIKASSKNTLVFSFIGFKTKEVLVGNQTAIDVVLEDDATMLDEVVATGFGMSREQRALGFAAVKIKSDALVKAGSPNFASALYGKAPGVRISATPGGATSAVNITVRGINSITGRNQPLIIMDGVPIRDGEVKNNDYWGDQRLRGNGLLDINPEDIDNISILKGASAAALYGSEAVNGVVLITTKSGKGRKGLGVDFNTSYSVDNIAYLPRYQNIRGAGAPLNVNNGGQDAEGFIYYDTNGDGVKDTRGILNFSINFGPKFDGKPTMGWDGVVRPYEAQKDNYAGLFQQGQNSNINVAVSQSTDNSNLRFSLTRQDNQGISLGSKNTKNIANFNSSFKVGNKWTTDVIINYINQYTHNRPYSIDRMMNNFTGMIGRFDNADWYMNKYKTSKGYRFVTGTNQSLTPNENIRYNGFKGDIADYVWRLKEHNLDEYNNRVIASLTNHYQITKGLKLRGRVSTDFTSEKVENRQSTEVPLAFNNSGYFSLGTNLYSIVYGDLLLTYNKKLSQNFNLDLMGGYTATKEIASRLGRETNGGLSTENLFDIAASINTPGSSSGRSSLSKDALLATAHLDFKEYFFVEGTVRRDRTSTMNPNNNTFVYPSVNTSFIFSEAFQLPEVVSFGKLRASWGIVGNYPDIYGANIAYNQNTLGVQAVGGRPVLYTTIPTSFGNDGIRPEQKREFEFGLEAKFLKNRIGLDVSYYNAQIVDQILPLTLPATTGATSVLTNIGTLRNKGIEVGITATPYKTRNFVWQTTLNLAKNTNIVEKLANGATELLHADYDGNAAQLRSVVGQPMGDFYAHPIATNANGEKIVNPDGLYKVDPDKMVKIGNAMPKVVGGFINSFSYKGFSLDVITDFRFGGYIMPTGINWMISRGLLEESTKYMDAASGGLSYYMSNGKGIQTTGDKGPNGETVYHDGMLMEGVTDKGEKNTNVVSQAYYYWNTYNWGGPQYSSSRYELYIQKNSYIKLRELSFGYSLPATLANKIGAKKLNVSVFGRNLLYFYRTLKDLDAEQTTAGSRWFQTLSNAGTNPSTRTMGIMLRASF, from the coding sequence ATGAACCAAAAACTACTATCACTTATTAGTATGTTTATGCTAATAGGTACTACTATCTATGGACAGACTATCTCCGGTGTAGTCACCGCCAAACAGGATGGGCAACCCATGACAGGCGTTTCAATTTCTATCAAAGGAACTACCTCAGGTACAACAACCAATGACCAAGGTCGCTATACCATCAAAGCAAGCTCTAAAAACACTTTAGTTTTTTCATTCATTGGATTCAAAACCAAAGAAGTTTTGGTAGGAAATCAAACAGCTATTGATGTAGTATTAGAAGATGATGCCACTATGCTTGATGAAGTAGTTGCAACAGGTTTTGGTATGTCAAGAGAACAACGAGCTTTGGGTTTTGCAGCAGTAAAAATCAAATCTGATGCACTTGTGAAAGCTGGTTCGCCAAACTTTGCCTCTGCACTTTATGGAAAAGCTCCTGGTGTGCGTATTTCGGCTACACCAGGTGGTGCAACCAGTGCAGTAAACATCACAGTTCGTGGTATCAACTCAATTACTGGCCGTAACCAACCACTTATTATCATGGACGGTGTGCCGATTCGTGATGGTGAGGTAAAAAACAACGACTACTGGGGAGACCAACGTTTAAGAGGTAACGGTCTATTAGATATTAACCCAGAAGACATTGATAATATTTCAATCTTGAAAGGTGCTTCTGCGGCAGCATTGTATGGCTCGGAAGCCGTAAATGGTGTGGTTTTAATCACGACTAAAAGTGGTAAAGGACGTAAAGGTTTAGGCGTAGATTTCAATACAAGTTATAGTGTTGACAATATTGCTTATTTACCAAGATACCAAAATATCAGAGGTGCTGGTGCTCCTTTAAATGTAAACAATGGTGGTCAAGATGCCGAAGGATTTATCTACTATGATACCAATGGCGATGGCGTAAAAGATACACGTGGTATCTTGAACTTTAGCATTAACTTCGGTCCAAAATTCGATGGTAAACCAACTATGGGCTGGGATGGTGTTGTTCGCCCTTATGAAGCACAAAAAGATAATTATGCTGGTTTATTCCAACAAGGCCAAAATTCAAATATCAACGTAGCGGTTTCACAATCTACTGATAACTCAAACCTTCGTTTCTCGTTGACTCGTCAAGACAACCAAGGCATCAGTTTAGGTTCGAAAAACACTAAAAATATCGCAAATTTCAATAGTAGTTTTAAAGTTGGTAATAAATGGACAACGGACGTAATCATTAATTACATCAACCAATACACGCATAACCGCCCATATTCAATCGATCGTATGATGAATAACTTTACAGGTATGATTGGTAGATTTGATAATGCTGACTGGTACATGAATAAGTATAAAACAAGCAAAGGATATCGTTTCGTGACAGGTACCAATCAAAGTTTAACCCCTAATGAAAATATCAGATATAATGGTTTTAAAGGTGATATTGCTGACTATGTTTGGCGTTTGAAAGAGCACAATCTCGACGAATACAACAACAGGGTGATTGCAAGTTTGACCAACCATTACCAAATAACCAAAGGTTTAAAACTACGTGGTAGAGTTTCAACTGATTTTACTTCAGAAAAAGTAGAAAACCGTCAATCAACTGAAGTTCCGTTGGCATTCAACAATTCTGGTTATTTCTCGCTAGGAACCAACCTATATTCTATCGTTTATGGTGATTTATTGCTTACTTATAATAAAAAACTCTCGCAGAACTTCAATTTAGATTTAATGGGAGGCTATACTGCTACCAAAGAAATCGCTTCAAGATTAGGTCGTGAAACAAATGGAGGGCTTAGCACCGAAAATCTTTTTGATATTGCTGCTTCTATCAATACACCTGGTAGTAGTTCAGGTCGTTCGAGCTTATCAAAAGATGCCCTTTTAGCCACTGCACACCTAGATTTTAAAGAATATTTCTTTGTTGAAGGAACTGTCCGCCGTGACCGTACTTCAACCATGAATCCAAACAATAATACCTTTGTTTATCCATCGGTTAATACAAGCTTTATTTTCTCTGAAGCTTTCCAATTACCAGAAGTAGTAAGTTTCGGTAAATTGCGTGCCTCATGGGGTATTGTAGGTAACTACCCAGATATTTATGGTGCAAATATCGCTTATAACCAAAATACTTTGGGTGTTCAAGCTGTTGGCGGCCGCCCAGTTTTATACACAACTATTCCGACTAGCTTCGGTAACGATGGTATTCGTCCAGAACAAAAAAGAGAATTTGAATTTGGTTTAGAAGCTAAATTCTTGAAAAACAGAATTGGTCTAGATGTATCATATTACAATGCTCAAATCGTTGACCAAATTTTACCGCTGACCCTTCCTGCTACTACAGGGGCAACTTCAGTATTAACCAACATTGGTACACTTCGCAATAAAGGCATCGAAGTTGGTATTACTGCCACTCCATATAAAACTCGTAATTTCGTATGGCAAACAACACTTAACTTAGCTAAAAACACCAATATTGTAGAAAAATTAGCCAATGGAGCAACCGAATTACTCCATGCTGACTATGATGGTAATGCCGCTCAACTTCGTTCGGTTGTAGGTCAACCAATGGGAGATTTCTACGCTCACCCAATTGCAACTAATGCCAATGGCGAGAAAATCGTCAATCCAGATGGTTTGTATAAAGTTGACCCAGACAAAATGGTTAAAATAGGCAACGCCATGCCAAAGGTTGTTGGTGGTTTCATTAACTCTTTCTCTTACAAAGGTTTCTCACTTGATGTGATTACTGATTTCCGTTTTGGTGGTTATATCATGCCTACTGGTATTAACTGGATGATTAGTCGTGGTTTATTAGAAGAAAGTACAAAATACATGGATGCCGCAAGTGGTGGTTTGAGCTACTATATGTCAAATGGAAAAGGTATTCAAACAACGGGTGATAAAGGCCCTAACGGCGAAACGGTTTACCATGATGGCATGTTGATGGAAGGTGTGACCGACAAAGGTGAGAAAAACACCAATGTAGTTTCGCAAGCCTACTATTACTGGAATACTTATAACTGGGGTGGTCCACAATATAGCTCTTCACGCTATGAATTATACATCCAGAAAAACTCTTATATCAAACTTAGAGAACTTTCTTTTGGTTATTCATTGCCAGCAACACTCGCCAACAAAATTGGAGCTAAAAAACTCAATGTTTCAGTATTCGGTCGTAACTTATTGTACTTCTACCGCACTTTGAAAGACCTTGATGCGGAGCAAACTACTGCTGGTTCGAGATGGTTCCAAACACTCTCAAACGCAGGTACAAACCCATCTACTCGTACAATGGGTATTATGTTAAGAGCGAGTTTCTAA